GCCAACCTGGCCGTACGCGGGCGCCTTCTCGACCAGATCGTGGCGGAACAGGTCCCCCGGGCGAAGGAACTCGCCCCCGACCTGGTGACCTTCTGCGCAGGCGGCAACGACATCATCCGCCCCGGGACGGACCCCGACGAGGTGGCCGAGCGCTTCGAGCGCGCCGTCGCCGACCTCACCTCCGCCGTCGGCACCGTCATGGTGACCACCGGCTTCGACACCCGTGACGTGACCCTGCTCAAGCACCTGCGCGGCAAGATCGCCACGTACAACGGACACGTCCGGGCCATCGCGGACCGCTACGACTGCCCGGTCCTCGACCTGTGGTCGCTGAAGTCCGTCCAGGACCGCCGTGCCTGGGACGACGACCGGCTGCACCTCTCGCCCGAGGGACACACCCGCGTCGCCCTGCGCGCCGCCCAGGTCCTCGGCATGCCGGTGCCCGCCGACCCCGACCAGCCCTGGCCGCCGGTCCCGCCGCGCGGCACGCTCGAGGTGCGCCGCGACGACATCCACTGGGCCAGGGAGTACCTGGTGCCGTGGATCGGGCGCCGGCTGCGCGGCGAGAGCTCCGGCGACCACGTCGAGGCCAAGCGCCCCGACCTCATGCCCCTGTAGCGGACGGTACGGCGGCGGGGATCCGCTCCAGGACCCCGCCGGCGAACACGTCGTACAGCGGCAGCGTCTCCAGGTGGACGTAGCCGATGTGGCAGTCGCAGACGGCGAGGGGGCAGGCGCGGGGACGCAGGGCGGCACGGTACGAGCCGTCGTACAGGTTCCCCAGCTCGGCCCTGACGAAGTGGCAGCGCCGCACCGTCCCCTCGCCGTCCACCGAGATCACCGATTCACCGGTGCGGCAGGGCAGCCCCGCCGAGCGGTGCGGATGCCGGCTGTACGGGAACAGCGGGTCGAGCTCCGTCCAGCCCTCGGCCTCCGCGTCGGTGTACGTGTGGCCCTCGGCCGCGTTCACCCAGAGGTAGACGTGCGGCGGCAGCGCCGCCCGCAGCCGGCGGGCCTCCTCCCGGTGCTCCGGAAGACCGACCACCCCGACGCTGTAGCGGACGTTCCGCCGGGTGAGCTCCCGGCACTTCGTGAGGAACCGCTCGTACGGAGTCTGCCCCGGGTGGTACGTGCACCAGAGCGCCACGCTCTCCGGGTCCGCCTCGGCCAGCCACTCCGTCCGGCAGCTCAGATTGGTCTGGATCGCCACCCGCTCCACCTGGGGGAGCCGCGACAGCTCGACCAGCGCCCGCCGGTACCAGGAGCGGACCAGGCCCTCGCCCCACGGGGTGAAGAGGATCCGCAGCCGGTCCCCGGTCTGCGCCGCGGCCCAGCCGGTGAACCGTTCCAGCGCCGCCCGGTCCGCGCGCAGCTGCTCCCGGCTGTCCCGGCGCTTGGCGAAGGGACAGTACGGGCAGTCGAAATCGCAGGAGGAGAGCGGGCCCCGGTAGAGCAGGGTGAGATCCACGGCCGCCCCCTACTTCGCTTCGTACGCGGCCATCGCGGCCGCCACGGAGGGGGAGAACAGCTCGGGGCCGAGCCCGTCCGAGTGCGCGAGCCCCTCGGGCGAAAGCCGCAGCAGCCCCGCCGGGGCGTCCGCCAGCCAGCCGTACTCCGCGAACCGGGCGAGCTCCGGGCCGAAGTCCGCGAACGGCGAGGACCCGAACCGCTCCTCGTACCCGGCGACCGGCATGCCCTCGGCCTGGAGCAGCGACTGGAGGAGATGACGGCGACGGGCCTCGTCCCCGTCCACCGCCCGGCCCACCTCCGCGCGGGAGAAGTCCTCCGTCTCCGTGTACGCGTCGATGATCGAGCGGATCTCCCGCATGTCGACGGCGTAGTCGAAGGAGTAGTGCAGGGCCGAGGTGTACGAGCGGGCGCCGCAGCCCAGGCCGATCATGCCGTCCGTCTGGCAGGCGTAGTCGTCCGGGCCCGCGGGAGCGGCGTCCACGCGGCGGAACATCCGCATCGACACCTGCTCGTAGCCGTGGGCGAGGAGATGGTCCCGGCCGTACCGGTAGAGGCGTAGCCGCCGCTCGTCCCACTCCCGGTCGGCGGCCGCCGGATCCTGGAGCCGGCCGAGACCGGTCAGCGGGCGCACGTACAGCGGATAGAGGTACAGCTCCTCGGGCTTCCAGGCGAGGGCCGCGTCGAGCGAGACCCGCCAGGACCGCTCCGTCTGACCGTCGATCCCGTAGATCAGGTCGATGTTGAGCACGGGCACGCCGGTGTCACGGATCCGGCCGAGCGCCGCCTCGACGTCCGCGCGGTGCTGCGGCCGGACGGCGGCCCTCGCCTCGGCCTCCACGAAGCTCTGCACGCCGATGCTGAGCCGGGTCGCGCCCCGGTCCGCGAGGAGCGCGAGCCGGTCGGCGGTCGCGGTCGCCGGCGAGGTCTCCACGGAGAGCGGCACCGCGCGCAGGTCCACGCCCATCCGCTTCTCGGCGATGTCGCAGAGCCGCTCCAGCTCGGCGGCGGTGAGGAAGGTGGGCGTGCCGCCGCCGAACGCGGCCGTGGCGAACCGCACCGGTGCCGCGTCGCCGAGGGCCTCGCGGACGGCGGTCGCCTGGCGGTCGAGGGCGTCGAGGTAGCGGGTGGTCAGCTCGTCCGGGGCGCCGATCCGGGTGAAGAGGTTGCAGAAGCCGCAGCGGACCTCGCAGAACGGTATGTGCGCGTAGAGCGAGAGCGCGTCCTTCGGCTCGGCGGCCCAGAGGGCGGCGAGCCCGGGGGGCTCGGGGAGCGCGCGGTAGGCCGTCTTGTGCGGGTAGGCGTAGACGTAGCTGCGGTACGGGCGGGGGGTCGGGCTCATGCGGCTTCACCGTCCTCGGGGCCGGGCAGGACGAACTGTGCGTACGGCACGGTCCACACGACGTCGTGGCCGAGCCGGTGGCCGGTGAAGCCGTCCTCGCCGTACGCGGTGCCGTGGTCGGAGCAGACGATCGCGAAACAGGGGCGGCGGCTGCTCATCGCGGCGAAGAGCCGCCCGATGTGCCGGTCGACGTACTCCAGGGCGGCCGCGTGGGTCTCCCGGGAGTCGCCGGCCTCGCGGGTCGCCCCCGGCAGATGGAACCAGTTGGGCTGGTGCAGCGCCGACACGTTGACGAAGAGGAAGAGGCGCTCCTCCCGGGGGAGGCCGGCGACGACCTCCTCGGCGCGTGCGACCTGGGACTCGAAGGAGGACGGGGAGGCGACGCCGAAGGAGGGCTCCCAGTGGCTCTCGCGGAACAGGCCGGGGAGTACCGAGCCGAGGGGTGGCTGCTTGTTGAAGAAGCCGACCCCGCCGACGCAGACCGTCCGGTAGCCCTCCCGCGCGAGGGCGGAGACGAAGTCGGGGGTGTCGTGGACCCATGTGCCGTCGGCGGTCGACTCGCTGCCCGCGAAGCGGGCCGCGAACAGCCGGGGGTGCGGCCCCTGCGACGCGGGGGTCGGCAGGAAACCGGCGAAGATCGCCTGGTGGGAGGCGTACGTGAAGCTCCCGGGCGCGTGCCGCCGCTCCCAGACGCCGCCGGGCAGATGCCGGGCCAGGTTCGGGATGCGGCCCTCGGCCGCGAGCTCCGCCGCCACGTCGTACCGGAGGGTGTCGAGGGTGACCAGGAGCAGATCGTGGCTGCCGACGATCGCGTTCATGTCGGGCTGGTTCACGTGGTGCTCGTTCCTGTGGTGCTGGTACCTGTGGTGCTGGTTTCGTAGGGGTGCGGAAACTGCGCCGCGACCTGGGCACCGTACGTGTCGAGCCCCTCGGCTCCGCTGCCGGGCAGGCCCGTGAGGCCGGGCAGCAGATCGCCGAAGGCGTTCACCTCGCCCACCGCGAACCGGCGCCAGCCGCTCGCGGGCAGCAGATCGACGCCCACGCACCGGGTGCCGGGGAAGGCGGCGGCGGCCCGCTCGCACACCCCGAGGGCGTCCGCCCAGCGGCCGCCGGCCGCGGCGATCGCCGTGCGCGCGGCGGCCAGATCGCCCCGGGTGCCGCCCAGGTGCAGATTGGTCATGGGGGAGCGGCTGGTGCGGAGCACGGCATGGGTGGCGCGCCCGTCGACCACCACCACCCGCAGATCGGCGGCCCGGCCGTCCTGCGTGGCCTTCGGCAGCCAGCGCTCCACGTGCAGACCGTCGGGGGCGAGGGCGTCCACGATCGCGGCGACCTCCCGCTCGCTCGTGTAGCGCCGTACCCGCAGGGAGTTGAAGAGCCGTCCGTCGGCTGCGCGCTCCACCGAGGTGGTGGCCTGGACGCGGCCCGCGCCGTTCGTCTCCAGCGCGAGGACCCCCGAGGCGGAGGAGCCGTGCGCGAGCTTCACGAACACCCGGCGCATACCGCTCTCGGCGGTCAGCGTCCTGACGTCCGCCCAGCCGCGCACCACCGGGGCGCCGGGTCCCGACGTCGGCGACTCGGGCACCGGGACACCGGCCGTCCTTAGCCGGCCGTGGCTCAGCCGCTTGTCGAACAGGACCGCGAGCTCGGCGGGGTCGTCGACGAGGACGGCGCCCGCCTCGGCGACGGAGCGGGCGAGGTCCGCCACGGCGGCGGTGAACCGCCCGTACCAGCGGCCGGTGCCCTCGACCCGGGCCGGATCGTCGACCCCGCGCAGCAGCCGGTCCGCCTCCGGATCCTCGCCGGGGGAATCCAGCCGCACGGTCTCGCCCGCTTCGAACCGCGCCCGGCCCCGGAGCACGTCCGGCCACGTCACCGCCCGCGCCTCGGGCAGCCCGGCGGTCCGCAGCGCGTCCTGGAAGAACGCGACGCGGCGGCCCGCCGGATCGCCGACGACGACGAGGCGCGACCTTCGGCGGTCCGTCGGGTCGCCGACGGCCACGGGGCGCGGGCCGGAGGTCATTCGGCGACCGCGACGTAGCGCCAGACGTCCCCGTCGCCGTCGTCCTCCGCCACCTGCGCGTCGGCGAGGTCGACCGTCACCCCGTGCGGGACGAGCGCGGCGCGGACGCGCTCGCACATGGCCTCCGACAGGTAGTGGTGCGAGAGGTCGAGGTGGGCGAGATGGGTCAGCGGCTGCCCGTCGAGGAGGGCCGCCGCGCCCTCGTCGGTGAGCACGCCCATGGAGAGGTCGAGCCGCTCGATCCGGGCGACGACGGGCGCGCCCGCGACAGCGGCTGCCACGGCGTCCTGGATCACGCTGTCGCACAGGCCCAGGTCGCGCAGGGCGGGGAACGCCGTGCCGGCGAGCAGCGGCGCCAGGTCGTCGGTGGTGCTGTCGCCGCCGTACTCGTCGGTGCCGAGCCAGAGTTCCAGCTTCTCCAGGGCGGGCAGGTCGCTGCCGACGATGCCGCGCACCACCTCGGCGCGCAGGCCGCCGGTCTGGACGACCAGGGTCCGCAGACCGGTGTGCCGGATCGACGGGAACGCCAGCTCCGAGCCACCGCGCACCCCGAACTCCGCCAGAGCCGGGTAGGCGGCGAGCAGCGGAGTCACGTCGGACTGGATGATCCAGGAGATCTCGCAGTCCTCGCCCGTCATGTCGCCGAGGAACACCGCCTCCAGGGCCGACAGCCGGTTGTTGGCGCCGATCAGCGCGGTGACGATGTCGGCGGACGAGTTCTCGTAGGCCTCGTCCCAGCCGCCGACGACCAGCGCGCGCACCCGCCCCGGGTCGACCGTCTTCAGGAACCGCTCGAACTGCTGCCCCCACAGCTCGTCGCCGGGATCGGAGTACGTCGGGGCGGAGATCCGCCAGGCGACCGTGTCCGTCGCGGGCAGCTCGACCTGTGCGTCCGCGCCCGGGAAGTCGAACACGGGCAGGCCGTGGAATTCCTGCAGGTGGGTGCCAACGGTCATGACGGTGCTCCAGACAACGGTCGGGGTGGGTCGGCTGATGGAGAGAGTTCTACCAAGCCGCACCGACAACGCCCTTCGCCGGGTGGTGTCCGGACCGATTGTCAGTGCCGGGCCCTAGCGTCGTTCTCGTGTTCGGCCGCACGTGCCGGACGGGGAGGGGAGAGCCATGTACCGGCAGGGAGACGTGCTGATCGCGCCCGTCGCGGAGACCGCGGTTCCGGAGCGGGCCAAGGCGGCGGCGGGGGAACCGAGGGACGCCCGGGGGCGCCTGCTCCTCGCCCTCGGCGAGGTCACCGGGCACGCCCACGCGATCCCCGGCCCCGGCCGGCTCGTGCGCGAACCGGGACCATTGGGCCCGCTCCTGCTCGAACTGCCCGAGGGCGGGCGGGTGGTGCACGAGGAGCACGCGCCGATACCGCTGCCCAAGGGCTGGTACCGGGTCGTGCGGCAGCGGGAGTACGTGCCGGGGGCGTACCGGATCGTGGCGGACTGATGTCCGCCGGAGAGAAGCGAAGGGCAATGGGGGAGAACGAGATGAACCGCACCACCGCCGCGGACACATGGCCGGCCGTCGCCGCCGCCACCGGGCCCGCCGACCGCGCCGCCGCCGAGGCCGGCGTCCGGTTCGCCTACCGCTCGGCGGCCCTCGTCCCTCCGGAGCGCGTGCTCTGGGCGGACTCGCCGCTCGCCGCCGTCACGCTCGTACGGGGCCTGGCGGACCGGGGGCGTTCGGTACGGGACGAGGTGCGCACCCGGCCGTGGGCCGAGGAGCGCCGCCGCCTCCACGACGCGCTCGGCCCGGCCGGCTGGGCAGCACACTGGCAGGCGACCGGAGCCCAGCTCTGGGACCTGACGCGGAGCCTCGCGGACCGGATACGGGCGGGAGTGACGGAAGCGGCGGGCGCCGACGCGGCCGACGTGCGGCTGCTGCTCCTCGACGCCGTCCTCGGGCAGCACGACGCGGCCTGGCTCGCCGCCTTCGACGGACACGGCGTACGGCTCGCGGGACTCGTCACCGCCGCCGAGCACGCGGGCTGGTGGTGGCCCTACGAGAACGCCGTCGTGATCTGCGAGCGGCCCGTCGAGCTCCACCGGGACGAGGCCGGCCGCCTCGACCGGGGCGACGGCCCCGCGCTCGCCTTCCCGGACGGGTTCGCCCTCCATGCCTGGCGGGGCATGCCGGTGCCCGCCGAGTTCCTCGCCGGCCTCGCCGGACTCGCCCCCGAGCGGATACGCGAGGAGGAGAACGCCGAACTGCGGCGGGTGATGCTGGAGTACTACGGCTACGACCGCTACCTCGCCGCCTCCGGCGCCCGGCACGAGCACAGCGACGAGACGGGCGTCCTCTGGCGGATCGAACTCGCCGACGACGAGGACGTGGTGATGGTCGAGGTCGTCAACTCCACGCCCGAACCGGACGGCACCCACCGGACGTACTGGCTGCGGGTGCCGCCCACGACCCGGACCGCGCGGGAGGGCGTCGCCTGGACCTTCGGGCTCCGGCCCGAGGAGTACGAGCCGCTCGTCCAGACCTAGGGCACGGTTGGTGCGGAGAGGTGAAGGGAGCCGCCGGTCAGGAGTGGCGCGCGGGAGGCGGCGGCGCCGGGTGCTGGGATGTGCCCGCCGGAGCCCCGGCACCCACCCCCGAAGGGACCGCCTGTGAGATTCCGCCGGCCCAGCGCCGCCCGCACCGCCCGTCTGCTCGCCGCCACCGCCGTGCTCGGCGGCCTCCTCGCCGGCACCGCGGCCCCCGCCCTGGCCGCCGCGCCCGGTCGGACCGCCCTCCGTGCCGCCCCGGACCCGGCCACGACCCCAACCACTGCCACCGTCACCGTCACGGGCAACGGGCGCGCGTCCGCCGCGCCCGACCTGGCGATCCTGTCCGTCGGGGTCGAGGCCAGCCGCCCGACGGCGAAGGAGGCGATGTCGGCGCAGACCACCGCCGCCGAGGCGCTCCTCGACGTCCTGCACAAGCAGGGGATCGCCGACCGGGACATCCGGACCGACAACCTCTCGCTGGCCCCGGTCTACACCCAGAACACCGCCGGGGACAGCAAGGTGACCGGTTATCAGGCGGGGCAGTCCTTCTCGGTGAAGGTCCGCGACCTCGACAGGACCGGCCAGGTCATCGGCGCCGTCAACGAG
This is a stretch of genomic DNA from Streptomyces sp. R44. It encodes these proteins:
- a CDS encoding SGNH/GDSL hydrolase family protein → MADDSRSTDKNAFGSYAAIGDSFTEGVGDPGPDGTYVGWADRFAVLLADQLPEHDDFRYANLAVRGRLLDQIVAEQVPRAKELAPDLVTFCAGGNDIIRPGTDPDEVAERFERAVADLTSAVGTVMVTTGFDTRDVTLLKHLRGKIATYNGHVRAIADRYDCPVLDLWSLKSVQDRRAWDDDRLHLSPEGHTRVALRAAQVLGMPVPADPDQPWPPVPPRGTLEVRRDDIHWAREYLVPWIGRRLRGESSGDHVEAKRPDLMPL
- a CDS encoding STM4011 family radical SAM protein, with the protein product MDLTLLYRGPLSSCDFDCPYCPFAKRRDSREQLRADRAALERFTGWAAAQTGDRLRILFTPWGEGLVRSWYRRALVELSRLPQVERVAIQTNLSCRTEWLAEADPESVALWCTYHPGQTPYERFLTKCRELTRRNVRYSVGVVGLPEHREEARRLRAALPPHVYLWVNAAEGHTYTDAEAEGWTELDPLFPYSRHPHRSAGLPCRTGESVISVDGEGTVRRCHFVRAELGNLYDGSYRAALRPRACPLAVCDCHIGYVHLETLPLYDVFAGGVLERIPAAVPSATGA
- a CDS encoding STM4012 family radical SAM protein, whose product is MSPTPRPYRSYVYAYPHKTAYRALPEPPGLAALWAAEPKDALSLYAHIPFCEVRCGFCNLFTRIGAPDELTTRYLDALDRQATAVREALGDAAPVRFATAAFGGGTPTFLTAAELERLCDIAEKRMGVDLRAVPLSVETSPATATADRLALLADRGATRLSIGVQSFVEAEARAAVRPQHRADVEAALGRIRDTGVPVLNIDLIYGIDGQTERSWRVSLDAALAWKPEELYLYPLYVRPLTGLGRLQDPAAADREWDERRLRLYRYGRDHLLAHGYEQVSMRMFRRVDAAPAGPDDYACQTDGMIGLGCGARSYTSALHYSFDYAVDMREIRSIIDAYTETEDFSRAEVGRAVDGDEARRRHLLQSLLQAEGMPVAGYEERFGSSPFADFGPELARFAEYGWLADAPAGLLRLSPEGLAHSDGLGPELFSPSVAAAMAAYEAK
- a CDS encoding STM4013/SEN3800 family hydrolase, with amino-acid sequence MNAIVGSHDLLLVTLDTLRYDVAAELAAEGRIPNLARHLPGGVWERRHAPGSFTYASHQAIFAGFLPTPASQGPHPRLFAARFAGSESTADGTWVHDTPDFVSALAREGYRTVCVGGVGFFNKQPPLGSVLPGLFRESHWEPSFGVASPSSFESQVARAEEVVAGLPREERLFLFVNVSALHQPNWFHLPGATREAGDSRETHAAALEYVDRHIGRLFAAMSSRRPCFAIVCSDHGTAYGEDGFTGHRLGHDVVWTVPYAQFVLPGPEDGEAA
- a CDS encoding STM4014 family protein — its product is MTSGPRPVAVGDPTDRRRSRLVVVGDPAGRRVAFFQDALRTAGLPEARAVTWPDVLRGRARFEAGETVRLDSPGEDPEADRLLRGVDDPARVEGTGRWYGRFTAAVADLARSVAEAGAVLVDDPAELAVLFDKRLSHGRLRTAGVPVPESPTSGPGAPVVRGWADVRTLTAESGMRRVFVKLAHGSSASGVLALETNGAGRVQATTSVERAADGRLFNSLRVRRYTSEREVAAIVDALAPDGLHVERWLPKATQDGRAADLRVVVVDGRATHAVLRTSRSPMTNLHLGGTRGDLAAARTAIAAAGGRWADALGVCERAAAAFPGTRCVGVDLLPASGWRRFAVGEVNAFGDLLPGLTGLPGSGAEGLDTYGAQVAAQFPHPYETSTTGTSTTGTSTT
- a CDS encoding STM4015 family protein produces the protein MTVGTHLQEFHGLPVFDFPGADAQVELPATDTVAWRISAPTYSDPGDELWGQQFERFLKTVDPGRVRALVVGGWDEAYENSSADIVTALIGANNRLSALEAVFLGDMTGEDCEISWIIQSDVTPLLAAYPALAEFGVRGGSELAFPSIRHTGLRTLVVQTGGLRAEVVRGIVGSDLPALEKLELWLGTDEYGGDSTTDDLAPLLAGTAFPALRDLGLCDSVIQDAVAAAVAGAPVVARIERLDLSMGVLTDEGAAALLDGQPLTHLAHLDLSHHYLSEAMCERVRAALVPHGVTVDLADAQVAEDDGDGDVWRYVAVAE
- a CDS encoding DUF6745 domain-containing protein: MNRTTAADTWPAVAAATGPADRAAAEAGVRFAYRSAALVPPERVLWADSPLAAVTLVRGLADRGRSVRDEVRTRPWAEERRRLHDALGPAGWAAHWQATGAQLWDLTRSLADRIRAGVTEAAGADAADVRLLLLDAVLGQHDAAWLAAFDGHGVRLAGLVTAAEHAGWWWPYENAVVICERPVELHRDEAGRLDRGDGPALAFPDGFALHAWRGMPVPAEFLAGLAGLAPERIREEENAELRRVMLEYYGYDRYLAASGARHEHSDETGVLWRIELADDEDVVMVEVVNSTPEPDGTHRTYWLRVPPTTRTAREGVAWTFGLRPEEYEPLVQT
- a CDS encoding SIMPL domain-containing protein, which translates into the protein MRFRRPSAARTARLLAATAVLGGLLAGTAAPALAAAPGRTALRAAPDPATTPTTATVTVTGNGRASAAPDLAILSVGVEASRPTAKEAMSAQTTAAEALLDVLHKQGIADRDIRTDNLSLAPVYTQNTAGDSKVTGYQAGQSFSVKVRDLDRTGQVIGAVNEATGNAGRVNGVVFDVADPSALRAKAREAAYRDAYDKASQHAQLSGHRLGRLVSLSEGESVRPGPGAAPTMPVDEPTVPLAPGEIEEQVTVSAVYELI